From the genome of Methylocystis echinoides:
TCTCGGTGATGTAATAGGCGCCGGTCGTGCTTCGCACGTTGAAATAATTTGCGATCGCTATCGCTTCGACTTTTCGGGCGAGCGGGATTTGAATGGGTGAGTTGATGTGAATTCCCAGCTTGCGGCGACCTTCGTTCACAGTCAGCGTGTAAACGAAAGGCTCCCCGTGTCTTATATAAATAGTGGTGACAAAGTCCGACCCGCTTTGAGGGTCGTGCTGAATGCGATCCTGCCAACCCCATGAAAAAATCGTCTCCTGCAAGACGTCTTTCATAGGCGTTTGATCTCTCCCCGACGTATGGCTACGCGCAACTGATTGAACACACGACGCGGACGCCATATTCGCAAACTCCATAGGATCATTACTGCAGCGGGCGTTTGTCGACGCGGGACTTTCCGATGAAGCAGCGGAATTGACAGACAGTCCTTCGTCTTATTGGTGCGCTTTTGCTTATCTGAGACTGTTCTCTATAATTATTAACAGTTTCTAACTTATACAATTAACACCGCGTCAAATTGGAAGAATTAGTCAGGCTCACGCTGATCCCCTGCTGAAGACGTCTTCCAGGACCTTCTGCAGCGCAGCATTGCTTGTGCGCCGATCGACGATCGAGTGCTGTGGCGCGCCTCAACGCATCAGCGCAAAACCCCTCGCAGGGGAAAGCGCGCGACTTCGACGATGATCGCAGCGCCGACGCCAAGACTCGAAACAAGCAGAAAGAACGACGCGCCGGACAGGCTCGTCCAGAAGCTCCCAATCAAGCCTGCGAGAAGATTGCCGAGGAACATGGACGAGAACCAGGCGCCCATCAGCGCCGAGCGCGACCCCGCCGGCGCCAGATGCGAAACGAGCGAGAGGGTGATCGGCGAGAAATGCAGTTCGGAGAGCGTCAACACGATGAAATAGGCCAGAAGCCATAGCCAGCTCGCCTTGCCGCCGTCGCTCATCCACGCCGCTACGGCCATGACTCCATAGCTGAGAGAAACGCCGAGGCAGCCGACCGAAAGCTTGCGCATCGTCGAGGGCTCCCGCCCCTTGCGGGCGAGATTCCCCCAGAAGGCGACGAGCGGCGGCGTGAATAGAAAGATCATCAGCGGATTGAACGCCTGAAACCAGGTGACTGGGATCTCCGCGCGCCAGCCAAAGAGTCCGACGCCGCGATCGGTGTGCTGCGCGGCCCACAGCGCAATGGTGTTGCCTTGCTGTTCGAAGGCCGCCCAGAACAATGCGGACGGCAGAAAAAGCACGAGAATGCCCAGAAAGGCGCGACGGAACTGGCGTCGCTCCGTCGGCGTCGGCCGCACTTTGAGGGGCGGCGGCGCCGGCGGCAGCCGGGAGAGGCCGGAGAGATAGGTCGCGAGGCCGATCGCCATGCCGACCCCGGCGCTCGCAAAGCCGTAATGCCAGCCGACGGTTTCGCCCAGCGTGCCGCAGACGAGCGGCGCTAAGAAAGCGCCGATGTTGATGCCGACATAGAAGATCGAATAGGCGCGGTCGCGTCGGGGGTCGTCGCGGG
Proteins encoded in this window:
- a CDS encoding peptide MFS transporter gives rise to the protein MKIQVFSGQAPGLATLFGSEMWERFSYYGMRALLVLYMVDHLLEPARMERALGLAALKNALESVSGPLGPQPFASQIYGLYTGLVYLTPILGGFVADRWLGRTRTIALGAGLMVAGHFMMAYEPFFLIALSLIAFGCGAFKPNISTQVGELYARDDPRRDRAYSIFYVGINIGAFLAPLVCGTLGETVGWHYGFASAGVGMAIGLATYLSGLSRLPPAPPPLKVRPTPTERRQFRRAFLGILVLFLPSALFWAAFEQQGNTIALWAAQHTDRGVGLFGWRAEIPVTWFQAFNPLMIFLFTPPLVAFWGNLARKGREPSTMRKLSVGCLGVSLSYGVMAVAAWMSDGGKASWLWLLAYFIVLTLSELHFSPITLSLVSHLAPAGSRSALMGAWFSSMFLGNLLAGLIGSFWTSLSGASFFLLVSSLGVGAAIIVEVARFPLRGVLR